The Apium graveolens cultivar Ventura chromosome 6, ASM990537v1, whole genome shotgun sequence genome contains a region encoding:
- the LOC141668872 gene encoding uncharacterized protein LOC141668872 isoform X2, whose product MEEADPSQLLFHLESILDSDPLINEVGFIHPSQFLALAEEASTLVSASLETVAQPEDERVNKKLLEGNTPDMVFWNRDHKLGISTEFLLPLYKAAKYAFMAAVGQYNNAKLSGFHEESGDASVSGRSSSFQNFCAIDVMKHSRALLLLSSDFGTAWNYRKLMVSKEPHVANLMDELGFSKLVLSYSPKSECAWSHRRWVIKMISGKCLNLQEIVGKESDLVKLIAEKSKMNYRAWNHRCWLVSYMSSGQVIYEIISSRDWAGLNVADNSCFHYRSRLMLRMFKGSQTKQGPKTISSHDAEYFKIYKEELDWNEMLIKRYTGREALWLYRRFLALYWINQFVADVADALPHSNLTPISTSEIKTFLDNELQLFYSCQVFSINDFDDYRAQATFSSTYMLWITRHFSKYPGIEPILELRPRDLREVLEKNCPERSCLWNSFRTP is encoded by the exons ATGGAGGAGGCAGACCCATCTCAGTTATTGTTCCACTTAGAATCTATTCTCGATTCCGATCCTTTAAT TAATGAAGTGGGGTTTATTCATCCATCTCAATTTCTTGCACTGGCTGAGGAAGCTAGTACTCTGGTATCTGCATCTCTTGAAACTGTTGCTCAGCCAGAGGATGAGCGTGTCAATAAAAAACTTTTGGAAGGAAATACTCCAGATATGGTTTTCTGGAATAGGGATCATAAGCTGGGTATATCAACTGAATTTCTTCTTCCATTATATAAAGCCGCCAAATATGCATTCATGGCTGCAGTGGGACAGTATAATAATGCAAAACTGTCCGGATTTCATGAGGAATCTGGAGATGCAAGTGTTTCAGGCCGCTCTTCCTCTTTCCAGAACTTTTGTGCAATCGACGTCATGAAGCATAGCAGGGCACTTTTGCTGCTTAGTTCTGATTTTGGCACTGCATGGAATTATAG GAAGCTAATGGTTTCAAAGGAGCCACATGTTGCTAACTTAATGGATGAACTTGGTTTCAGTAAGCTGGTTCTGTCATATTCACCAAAAAGTGAGTGTGCTTGGAGCCATAG GAGATGGGTGATCAAAATGATATCTGGAAAGTGTTTGAATCTGCAAGAGATTGTGGGGAAGGAATCTGATTTGGTGAAATTAATTGCAGAG AAGTCAAAAATGAATTATCGCGCATGGAATCATCGTTGCTGGTTAGTGTCCTACATGTCAAGTGGGCAG GTTATATATGAGATAATCAGTAGCCGAGATTGGGCAGGATTGAACGTAGCTGACAACTCTTGTTTTCACTATCGCTCG CGACTAATGCTTAGGATGTTCAAGGGTTCGCAGACTAAGCAAGGTCCAAAAACAATCTCTAGTCATGATGcagaatattttaaaatttataag GAAGAGCTCGATTGGAATGAGATGTTGATAAAACGCTACACCGGGAGAGAG GCACTATGGCTTTACCGCCGTTTCCTTGCCTTATATTGGATCAATCAGTTTGTGGCCGATGTTGCTGATGCATTGCCGCATTCCAATCTGACACCCATAAGCACTAGTGAGATAAAGACCTTTCTAGATAATGAGTTACAACTATTCTACTCATGCCAAGTGTTTTCTATCAACGACTTTGATGATTACCGGGCGCAGGCTACCTTTTCTTCTACTTACATGTTGTGGATCACCCGG CATTTCTCTAAGTATCCTGGAATTGAGCCAATATTGGAACTAAGACCGAGAGACCTACGGGAAGTGCTAGAAAAGAATTGCCCTGAGAGGAGCTGTCTTTGGAATTCCTTCAGGACTCCATAA
- the LOC141668872 gene encoding uncharacterized protein LOC141668872 isoform X4 — MEEADPSQLLFHLESILDSDPLINEVGFIHPSQFLALAEEASTLVSASLETVAQPEDERVNKKLLEGNTPDMVFWNRDHKLGISTEFLLPLYKAAKYAFMAAVGQYNNAKLSGFHEESGDASVSGRSSSFQNFCAIDVMKHSRALLLLSSDFGTAWNYRKEIFLSSTWKHSLKLMVSKEPHVANLMDELGFSKLVLSYSPKSECAWSHRRWVIKMISGKCLNLQEIVGKESDLVKLIAEKSKMNYRAWNHRCWLVSYMSSGQVIYEIISSRDWAGLNVADNSCFHYRSEELDWNEMLIKRYTGREALWLYRRFLALYWINQFVADVADALPHSNLTPISTSEIKTFLDNELQLFYSCQVFSINDFDDYRAQATFSSTYMLWITRHFSKYPGIEPILELRPRDLREVLEKNCPERSCLWNSFRTP, encoded by the exons ATGGAGGAGGCAGACCCATCTCAGTTATTGTTCCACTTAGAATCTATTCTCGATTCCGATCCTTTAAT TAATGAAGTGGGGTTTATTCATCCATCTCAATTTCTTGCACTGGCTGAGGAAGCTAGTACTCTGGTATCTGCATCTCTTGAAACTGTTGCTCAGCCAGAGGATGAGCGTGTCAATAAAAAACTTTTGGAAGGAAATACTCCAGATATGGTTTTCTGGAATAGGGATCATAAGCTGGGTATATCAACTGAATTTCTTCTTCCATTATATAAAGCCGCCAAATATGCATTCATGGCTGCAGTGGGACAGTATAATAATGCAAAACTGTCCGGATTTCATGAGGAATCTGGAGATGCAAGTGTTTCAGGCCGCTCTTCCTCTTTCCAGAACTTTTGTGCAATCGACGTCATGAAGCATAGCAGGGCACTTTTGCTGCTTAGTTCTGATTTTGGCACTGCATGGAATTATAG GAAGGAGATTTTTTTAAGTAGCACTTGGAAACATAGCTT GAAGCTAATGGTTTCAAAGGAGCCACATGTTGCTAACTTAATGGATGAACTTGGTTTCAGTAAGCTGGTTCTGTCATATTCACCAAAAAGTGAGTGTGCTTGGAGCCATAG GAGATGGGTGATCAAAATGATATCTGGAAAGTGTTTGAATCTGCAAGAGATTGTGGGGAAGGAATCTGATTTGGTGAAATTAATTGCAGAG AAGTCAAAAATGAATTATCGCGCATGGAATCATCGTTGCTGGTTAGTGTCCTACATGTCAAGTGGGCAG GTTATATATGAGATAATCAGTAGCCGAGATTGGGCAGGATTGAACGTAGCTGACAACTCTTGTTTTCACTATCGCTCG GAAGAGCTCGATTGGAATGAGATGTTGATAAAACGCTACACCGGGAGAGAG GCACTATGGCTTTACCGCCGTTTCCTTGCCTTATATTGGATCAATCAGTTTGTGGCCGATGTTGCTGATGCATTGCCGCATTCCAATCTGACACCCATAAGCACTAGTGAGATAAAGACCTTTCTAGATAATGAGTTACAACTATTCTACTCATGCCAAGTGTTTTCTATCAACGACTTTGATGATTACCGGGCGCAGGCTACCTTTTCTTCTACTTACATGTTGTGGATCACCCGG CATTTCTCTAAGTATCCTGGAATTGAGCCAATATTGGAACTAAGACCGAGAGACCTACGGGAAGTGCTAGAAAAGAATTGCCCTGAGAGGAGCTGTCTTTGGAATTCCTTCAGGACTCCATAA
- the LOC141668872 gene encoding uncharacterized protein LOC141668872 isoform X1, with protein sequence MEEADPSQLLFHLESILDSDPLINEVGFIHPSQFLALAEEASTLVSASLETVAQPEDERVNKKLLEGNTPDMVFWNRDHKLGISTEFLLPLYKAAKYAFMAAVGQYNNAKLSGFHEESGDASVSGRSSSFQNFCAIDVMKHSRALLLLSSDFGTAWNYRKEIFLSSTWKHSLKLMVSKEPHVANLMDELGFSKLVLSYSPKSECAWSHRRWVIKMISGKCLNLQEIVGKESDLVKLIAEKSKMNYRAWNHRCWLVSYMSSGQVIYEIISSRDWAGLNVADNSCFHYRSRLMLRMFKGSQTKQGPKTISSHDAEYFKIYKEELDWNEMLIKRYTGREALWLYRRFLALYWINQFVADVADALPHSNLTPISTSEIKTFLDNELQLFYSCQVFSINDFDDYRAQATFSSTYMLWITRHFSKYPGIEPILELRPRDLREVLEKNCPERSCLWNSFRTP encoded by the exons ATGGAGGAGGCAGACCCATCTCAGTTATTGTTCCACTTAGAATCTATTCTCGATTCCGATCCTTTAAT TAATGAAGTGGGGTTTATTCATCCATCTCAATTTCTTGCACTGGCTGAGGAAGCTAGTACTCTGGTATCTGCATCTCTTGAAACTGTTGCTCAGCCAGAGGATGAGCGTGTCAATAAAAAACTTTTGGAAGGAAATACTCCAGATATGGTTTTCTGGAATAGGGATCATAAGCTGGGTATATCAACTGAATTTCTTCTTCCATTATATAAAGCCGCCAAATATGCATTCATGGCTGCAGTGGGACAGTATAATAATGCAAAACTGTCCGGATTTCATGAGGAATCTGGAGATGCAAGTGTTTCAGGCCGCTCTTCCTCTTTCCAGAACTTTTGTGCAATCGACGTCATGAAGCATAGCAGGGCACTTTTGCTGCTTAGTTCTGATTTTGGCACTGCATGGAATTATAG GAAGGAGATTTTTTTAAGTAGCACTTGGAAACATAGCTT GAAGCTAATGGTTTCAAAGGAGCCACATGTTGCTAACTTAATGGATGAACTTGGTTTCAGTAAGCTGGTTCTGTCATATTCACCAAAAAGTGAGTGTGCTTGGAGCCATAG GAGATGGGTGATCAAAATGATATCTGGAAAGTGTTTGAATCTGCAAGAGATTGTGGGGAAGGAATCTGATTTGGTGAAATTAATTGCAGAG AAGTCAAAAATGAATTATCGCGCATGGAATCATCGTTGCTGGTTAGTGTCCTACATGTCAAGTGGGCAG GTTATATATGAGATAATCAGTAGCCGAGATTGGGCAGGATTGAACGTAGCTGACAACTCTTGTTTTCACTATCGCTCG CGACTAATGCTTAGGATGTTCAAGGGTTCGCAGACTAAGCAAGGTCCAAAAACAATCTCTAGTCATGATGcagaatattttaaaatttataag GAAGAGCTCGATTGGAATGAGATGTTGATAAAACGCTACACCGGGAGAGAG GCACTATGGCTTTACCGCCGTTTCCTTGCCTTATATTGGATCAATCAGTTTGTGGCCGATGTTGCTGATGCATTGCCGCATTCCAATCTGACACCCATAAGCACTAGTGAGATAAAGACCTTTCTAGATAATGAGTTACAACTATTCTACTCATGCCAAGTGTTTTCTATCAACGACTTTGATGATTACCGGGCGCAGGCTACCTTTTCTTCTACTTACATGTTGTGGATCACCCGG CATTTCTCTAAGTATCCTGGAATTGAGCCAATATTGGAACTAAGACCGAGAGACCTACGGGAAGTGCTAGAAAAGAATTGCCCTGAGAGGAGCTGTCTTTGGAATTCCTTCAGGACTCCATAA
- the LOC141668872 gene encoding uncharacterized protein LOC141668872 isoform X3, whose product MEEADPSQLLFHLESILDSDPLINEVGFIHPSQFLALAEEASTLVSASLETVAQPEDERVNKKLLEGNTPDMVFWNRDHKLGISTEFLLPLYKAAKYAFMAAVGQYNNAKLSGFHEESGDASVSGRSSSFQNFCAIDVMKHSRALLLLSSDFGTAWNYRKEIFLSSTWKHSLKLMVSKEPHVANLMDELGFSKLVLSYSPKSECAWSHRRWVIKMISGKCLNLQEIVGKESDLVKLIAEKSKMNYRAWNHRCWLVSYMSSGQVIYEIISSRDWAGLNVADNSCFHYRSRLMLRMFKGSQTKQGPKTISSHDAEYFKIYKALWLYRRFLALYWINQFVADVADALPHSNLTPISTSEIKTFLDNELQLFYSCQVFSINDFDDYRAQATFSSTYMLWITRHFSKYPGIEPILELRPRDLREVLEKNCPERSCLWNSFRTP is encoded by the exons ATGGAGGAGGCAGACCCATCTCAGTTATTGTTCCACTTAGAATCTATTCTCGATTCCGATCCTTTAAT TAATGAAGTGGGGTTTATTCATCCATCTCAATTTCTTGCACTGGCTGAGGAAGCTAGTACTCTGGTATCTGCATCTCTTGAAACTGTTGCTCAGCCAGAGGATGAGCGTGTCAATAAAAAACTTTTGGAAGGAAATACTCCAGATATGGTTTTCTGGAATAGGGATCATAAGCTGGGTATATCAACTGAATTTCTTCTTCCATTATATAAAGCCGCCAAATATGCATTCATGGCTGCAGTGGGACAGTATAATAATGCAAAACTGTCCGGATTTCATGAGGAATCTGGAGATGCAAGTGTTTCAGGCCGCTCTTCCTCTTTCCAGAACTTTTGTGCAATCGACGTCATGAAGCATAGCAGGGCACTTTTGCTGCTTAGTTCTGATTTTGGCACTGCATGGAATTATAG GAAGGAGATTTTTTTAAGTAGCACTTGGAAACATAGCTT GAAGCTAATGGTTTCAAAGGAGCCACATGTTGCTAACTTAATGGATGAACTTGGTTTCAGTAAGCTGGTTCTGTCATATTCACCAAAAAGTGAGTGTGCTTGGAGCCATAG GAGATGGGTGATCAAAATGATATCTGGAAAGTGTTTGAATCTGCAAGAGATTGTGGGGAAGGAATCTGATTTGGTGAAATTAATTGCAGAG AAGTCAAAAATGAATTATCGCGCATGGAATCATCGTTGCTGGTTAGTGTCCTACATGTCAAGTGGGCAG GTTATATATGAGATAATCAGTAGCCGAGATTGGGCAGGATTGAACGTAGCTGACAACTCTTGTTTTCACTATCGCTCG CGACTAATGCTTAGGATGTTCAAGGGTTCGCAGACTAAGCAAGGTCCAAAAACAATCTCTAGTCATGATGcagaatattttaaaatttataag GCACTATGGCTTTACCGCCGTTTCCTTGCCTTATATTGGATCAATCAGTTTGTGGCCGATGTTGCTGATGCATTGCCGCATTCCAATCTGACACCCATAAGCACTAGTGAGATAAAGACCTTTCTAGATAATGAGTTACAACTATTCTACTCATGCCAAGTGTTTTCTATCAACGACTTTGATGATTACCGGGCGCAGGCTACCTTTTCTTCTACTTACATGTTGTGGATCACCCGG CATTTCTCTAAGTATCCTGGAATTGAGCCAATATTGGAACTAAGACCGAGAGACCTACGGGAAGTGCTAGAAAAGAATTGCCCTGAGAGGAGCTGTCTTTGGAATTCCTTCAGGACTCCATAA